One Planktothrix serta PCC 8927 DNA window includes the following coding sequences:
- a CDS encoding AAA-like domain-containing protein, producing the protein MSDSLDNRSKLKKYIDQLTDEDQQWFEVLAQYLIQKGWTADFPVSQFLAILQANQLHFSDENKPRRFLDDLEKNGIIEIKRGKARRPNRVTLKFYMYRGPSLEGCVPLDSPLYIKRSTDSICESYLEQSMKPGKTAAFLKIKAAKHTGKTSLLIRLQNHAKNKGWSVGYVDLESSQFSQNNQQLFDQVDSFLDRFREIVYQAYQIEGSSRSNLLDRLTSGVRCTSYLEQQVFTTSKKPQLLLIDGIDQIYGKEVQDEFLWLLRTWYEEKMKNLPGKTVKWPSIVIAYSTEPYSQSNFRESPLQNVGTSIDLDDFIADHLLGLSEIYGLEWCEGVENANKLMNLLAGHPYLVNLALYDMAIHNINIDDFQTQATLPPYKPFNNHLRRYLDILNNNEDLKQCFIKIIKGETIQFNDLIPENLAKLGLIKFQSGKPKVRCELYNIYFKNYLGL; encoded by the coding sequence CTGATGAAGATCAACAATGGTTTGAAGTTTTAGCCCAGTATTTGATCCAGAAAGGATGGACTGCTGATTTTCCAGTGAGTCAATTCTTAGCAATATTGCAAGCGAATCAACTTCATTTTTCAGATGAAAATAAACCTCGGCGTTTTTTAGATGACTTGGAAAAAAATGGAATCATTGAAATTAAACGAGGAAAAGCTAGACGACCCAATAGAGTTACTCTTAAATTCTATATGTACAGAGGGCCTTCTTTAGAAGGATGCGTTCCCTTAGACAGTCCTCTTTATATCAAGAGAAGTACAGACTCTATTTGCGAATCTTATTTAGAGCAAAGTATGAAACCGGGGAAAACGGCTGCTTTTCTGAAGATAAAGGCTGCCAAACACACAGGTAAAACATCTTTATTAATTCGATTACAAAACCATGCTAAAAACAAAGGATGGTCTGTAGGTTATGTAGACTTAGAAAGCAGTCAATTTTCCCAAAATAATCAACAATTATTTGATCAGGTAGACAGCTTTTTAGATCGATTTAGAGAAATCGTTTATCAAGCTTATCAAATAGAGGGAAGTTCCCGATCTAATCTACTAGATAGATTAACTTCTGGTGTTCGATGTACAAGTTACTTAGAACAGCAAGTTTTTACAACCAGTAAAAAACCGCAGCTATTATTAATTGATGGCATTGATCAGATTTATGGTAAAGAAGTCCAAGATGAATTTCTTTGGTTGTTGCGGACTTGGTATGAGGAAAAAATGAAAAATTTGCCAGGAAAAACTGTTAAATGGCCTAGTATTGTGATTGCTTATTCTACAGAACCCTATTCCCAGTCTAATTTTAGAGAATCCCCTTTACAAAATGTCGGTACATCCATAGACTTAGATGATTTTATAGCCGATCACCTATTAGGATTATCGGAAATTTATGGTTTAGAATGGTGTGAAGGAGTAGAAAATGCTAATAAACTGATGAACTTACTAGCAGGACATCCTTATCTCGTGAATTTGGCACTTTATGATATGGCTATCCATAATATCAACATAGATGATTTTCAAACCCAGGCAACTTTACCCCCTTATAAACCTTTTAATAACCATCTGCGAAGATACTTAGATATTTTGAACAACAATGAAGATTTAAAACAATGTTTTATTAAAATTATCAAGGGTGAAACTATACAATTCAATGACTTGATACCCGAAAACTTAGCTAAGTTAGGTTTAATTAAATTTCAATCAGGTAAACCCAAAGTTCGCTGTGAACTTTATAATATTTACTTCAAAAATTATTTAGGACTATAG